From a region of the Synechococcus sp. PCC 7502 genome:
- a CDS encoding Tab2/Atab2 family RNA-binding protein: MTITWELDFYSRPVLDENQKKIWELLICNSPDRSSQPFQWIKECNAQEVNSGWLATELKLAIAHNASLGNRDPQKVRFYRPSMTNIITRGCKQAELIPQPSRRLFTLSSWLQTRMESIYPQREGFIAPDPQPLPLKIGIQVPVAKPAPDALMGESWLVASLKVADFQEATEWSMDFGELFALDHISDPETLISGLIITSSRALALAAWMAGVDPVALKFEVSEGKIQLILEAGEESRWILTTLNTANPKGQKSAERIPKVISQAGSFEQAKKNSNGIHFIAIQTSLEVEHFTGFWLLKE, from the coding sequence ATGACAATTACCTGGGAGCTAGATTTCTACTCTCGTCCTGTTTTAGATGAGAATCAAAAAAAGATATGGGAGTTATTAATTTGCAATTCTCCCGATCGCTCTTCACAACCATTTCAGTGGATTAAAGAATGTAATGCCCAAGAAGTCAATTCAGGATGGTTAGCTACCGAGTTGAAATTAGCGATCGCCCATAATGCCAGCTTAGGTAATCGTGATCCGCAAAAAGTACGGTTCTATCGTCCGAGCATGACCAATATAATTACCCGTGGTTGTAAGCAGGCAGAACTTATCCCCCAACCCTCACGCCGTTTATTTACTTTATCCAGTTGGCTCCAAACTCGAATGGAAAGTATTTATCCTCAACGAGAGGGGTTTATTGCTCCCGATCCCCAACCCCTGCCCCTCAAAATTGGGATACAGGTTCCTGTGGCAAAACCAGCACCCGATGCCCTTATGGGAGAGTCTTGGCTAGTAGCATCACTAAAAGTTGCTGATTTTCAGGAAGCTACGGAATGGTCGATGGATTTTGGCGAGTTGTTTGCTTTAGATCATATTTCCGATCCAGAGACTTTAATTTCTGGTTTAATTATTACCTCTAGTCGAGCTTTGGCTCTAGCAGCTTGGATGGCAGGAGTCGATCCCGTTGCTTTGAAATTTGAGGTTAGCGAAGGGAAAATACAATTAATCCTTGAAGCAGGGGAAGAATCTCGGTGGATTTTAACTACCTTAAATACAGCTAATCCTAAGGGGCAGAAGTCGGCGGAACGGATACCAAAGGTGATCTCCCAAGCTGGAAGTTTTGAACAGGCAAAGAAAAATAGTAATGGTATTCACTTTATTGCCATTCAAACTAGCCTTGAGGTCGAGCATTTCACGGGATTTTGGTTGTTGAAGGAATAA
- a CDS encoding phosphate ABC transporter substrate-binding/OmpA family protein: MSNRPTLALALTFLVTTTVSISGFWLVSRFFQGTNSVPEGLVSQNQGDVKLLGDTFSGYSTFRNSTFLETLKGAGIKLAYGDEFDQAKRAKLLNEGQADLLVTTLDQFIKQKPNGKIIGLIDRTVGADAVVLNTPKYPQLKSLIDLNQLVQEKRRNGQKLKITFAGDTPSEYLAFVLSTKFEAFNLTDFEVQKVSDASEAWQLLQDPKQNVAIAVIWEPFVTQARQKGYIVVLSSKDAPTTIVDVLVASNRLITSQSELLTKLLETYYRRIDTNGRDLSQLQTQIAQDGKLEPKDAAAVLQGIDFFTAIEAKRWMTDDTLSKRIGATAAVLSLAGQLEQIPTDTKGLYTEKFLSKAAENTQVLIDLVRATDPDLAERLTGNRKLNTPELKLSANQIFKAQSIGNLEVRGEVKFSSGSAQLANQSQQTLNQLAKEIGEFSPQTVAVRVIGHTSQTGDLQTNQILSQDRAQVVVDYLRRRGVKHNILAEGKGFSQLLPNILPSDARNQRTEIRLVRVQ; the protein is encoded by the coding sequence ATGAGTAATCGTCCCACCTTAGCGTTAGCTCTCACATTCTTAGTTACAACTACTGTTAGCATTAGCGGATTTTGGCTAGTTAGTAGATTTTTTCAAGGCACCAACTCCGTACCTGAAGGTTTAGTATCCCAAAATCAAGGTGATGTAAAGCTATTGGGGGATACATTTAGTGGTTACAGTACCTTTCGCAATAGCACATTCCTAGAGACACTCAAAGGGGCAGGGATAAAATTAGCCTATGGGGATGAATTTGATCAAGCTAAACGGGCAAAGCTCTTAAACGAAGGACAAGCAGACCTATTGGTCACGACCCTTGATCAGTTTATTAAGCAAAAGCCCAACGGCAAGATCATTGGGTTAATTGATCGGACGGTGGGGGCAGATGCGGTGGTTTTGAATACGCCTAAATATCCCCAATTAAAATCCCTGATTGATTTAAACCAATTGGTACAGGAAAAGCGGCGCAATGGGCAGAAACTGAAAATCACTTTTGCGGGTGATACTCCCAGTGAATATCTGGCATTTGTATTGAGTACCAAATTTGAGGCATTTAATCTCACTGATTTTGAGGTGCAGAAAGTCTCTGATGCCTCTGAAGCTTGGCAATTGTTACAAGACCCAAAACAAAATGTGGCGATCGCTGTAATTTGGGAACCATTTGTCACCCAAGCTCGCCAAAAAGGATACATTGTTGTTCTCTCTAGTAAGGATGCCCCAACTACGATTGTTGATGTTCTGGTGGCATCTAATCGCCTAATTACATCTCAATCGGAACTTCTAACTAAGCTATTGGAAACATACTATCGACGGATAGATACCAATGGGCGCGATCTAAGCCAATTACAAACTCAAATTGCCCAAGATGGGAAACTCGAACCGAAGGATGCGGCAGCAGTTTTACAGGGCATAGATTTTTTTACGGCGATCGAAGCTAAACGCTGGATGACGGATGATACTCTATCAAAGCGGATCGGTGCTACCGCCGCAGTTCTCTCCCTAGCAGGACAGTTAGAGCAAATTCCTACGGATACTAAAGGACTTTATACGGAAAAATTTCTGAGTAAGGCAGCAGAAAATACCCAAGTACTGATTGACCTAGTAAGAGCTACAGACCCTGATTTGGCAGAACGACTGACAGGTAATCGCAAACTCAATACGCCTGAACTTAAACTCAGTGCAAATCAAATCTTTAAGGCTCAAAGTATTGGGAACTTGGAAGTCAGGGGTGAAGTGAAGTTTAGTAGTGGTTCAGCACAACTAGCTAACCAGAGTCAGCAAACCCTTAATCAATTAGCTAAAGAAATTGGTGAATTTAGTCCTCAAACTGTGGCGGTGCGAGTAATTGGGCATACTTCCCAAACTGGTGATCTGCAAACCAATCAAATTCTGAGCCAAGATCGGGCGCAGGTGGTGGTGGATTATCTCCGCCGTCGAGGGGTGAAACATAATATATTGGCAGAGGGCAAGGGCTTTAGTCAGCTACTCCCTAATATTCTTCCCAGTGATGCGCGTAACCAACGTACTGAAATTAGACTAGTCAGGGTGCAATGA
- a CDS encoding S41 family peptidase translates to MVKRICIWLLGLVLMIALEFMGTGAVAAADYLQEQKFFTDVWQIVNHSYVDSTFNHQNWYKVRKQYSGKKFKSREETYDAIQEMLATLDDPFTRLLRPDQFRSMQTSTSGALTGVGLQIVVDADTKFLTVVAPIEGSPAAKADVRSLDQIIKINNLSTQNLSLDECADRLRGEIGSEVTLTIRRDISRATKGTTKTELDNPVDTEKPSPEIFDVVLKRDRIAVNPVIYKLNQEGEQKIGYIRLNQFNGNAVTEMAEAIKDLEARNTDSYVLDLRSNPGGLLQAGIEIARMWLPKGVIVYTADRQGIQESFTANDTSPLTLDPLVILTDGGTASASEVLSGALHDNGRARLLGTRTYGKGLVQSLFTLEDGAGLAVTIAHYQTPNHTDIHKSGIQPDVEVIPANSLTRNQLGTKDDNQYVAAVDLLLHQDAKISKKISKLESPNIN, encoded by the coding sequence ATGGTTAAACGTATTTGTATCTGGTTATTGGGTCTGGTGTTGATGATCGCCCTAGAATTTATGGGTACTGGAGCAGTTGCCGCCGCAGATTACCTGCAAGAACAGAAATTTTTTACAGATGTTTGGCAAATTGTGAATCACTCCTACGTCGATAGTACCTTTAACCATCAAAATTGGTACAAAGTACGAAAACAGTACAGTGGCAAGAAATTTAAGTCTAGGGAGGAAACCTACGATGCAATTCAAGAAATGTTGGCAACTCTTGATGATCCATTTACAAGGCTGCTGCGACCAGATCAGTTTAGAAGTATGCAAACTAGTACCTCTGGGGCGTTGACTGGAGTGGGTTTACAGATAGTTGTGGATGCTGATACCAAATTTTTAACTGTTGTTGCCCCGATTGAAGGCTCTCCTGCGGCTAAAGCTGATGTGCGATCGCTTGATCAAATTATTAAAATTAACAACCTTTCTACTCAAAATCTCAGCTTGGATGAATGTGCCGATCGCCTACGGGGAGAAATTGGAAGCGAAGTAACCTTAACTATTCGTAGAGATATTAGTAGAGCCACTAAAGGAACCACTAAAACTGAGCTTGATAATCCTGTGGATACAGAAAAGCCATCTCCAGAAATTTTTGATGTTGTTCTGAAACGCGATCGCATTGCTGTTAATCCCGTAATTTATAAACTCAACCAAGAGGGTGAACAGAAAATTGGCTATATTCGGCTCAATCAATTTAACGGAAATGCCGTTACAGAGATGGCAGAGGCAATTAAAGACTTAGAAGCACGGAATACTGATAGTTATGTTTTAGACTTGCGGAGTAATCCGGGGGGGCTATTACAGGCAGGCATAGAAATTGCTCGGATGTGGCTACCCAAAGGCGTGATTGTTTATACTGCCGATCGCCAAGGTATTCAAGAAAGTTTTACTGCCAATGATACCAGTCCTCTGACCCTTGATCCTTTGGTGATCTTGACCGATGGTGGTACTGCTAGTGCAAGCGAAGTTTTGTCTGGCGCCCTGCATGACAATGGTAGAGCAAGGCTTTTAGGGACAAGAACCTACGGTAAGGGTTTAGTGCAGTCCTTATTTACCCTTGAAGATGGGGCTGGATTAGCAGTGACGATCGCCCACTATCAAACCCCGAACCATACGGACATTCACAAAAGCGGTATTCAGCCCGATGTGGAAGTAATTCCTGCTAATTCCTTAACTCGTAATCAATTGGGAACTAAAGACGATAACCAATATGTGGCAGCAGTGGACTTATTACTGCATCAAGATGCAAAAATTTCTAAGAAAATTTCTAAGTTGGAATCGCCAAATATTAATTAG
- a CDS encoding inorganic diphosphatase, translating into MDLSRIPAQPKPGVLNVIIEIPAGSKNKYEFDKDLNAFALDRVLYASVQYPYDYGFIPNTLAEDGDPMDGMVIMDQPTFPGCIIPARPIGMLIMIDGGDRDEKLLCVPVKDPRYAHVKSLDDIAPHRLEEIAEFFRTYKNLEKKVTEIQGWQNADAVELFVNKCIAAYNR; encoded by the coding sequence ATGGATTTATCACGGATTCCTGCTCAACCCAAGCCCGGCGTGCTTAACGTCATAATTGAAATTCCGGCTGGTAGCAAGAACAAGTACGAATTTGATAAAGACTTGAATGCTTTTGCCTTAGACCGAGTCTTGTATGCCTCTGTGCAGTACCCCTATGACTATGGATTTATTCCTAACACCCTAGCGGAAGATGGTGATCCCATGGATGGCATGGTAATTATGGATCAGCCGACTTTTCCCGGTTGTATTATTCCCGCCCGCCCGATCGGGATGTTAATTATGATTGATGGTGGCGATCGCGATGAAAAATTGCTGTGTGTTCCCGTCAAAGACCCTCGCTATGCCCATGTTAAATCACTAGATGATATTGCCCCCCATCGCCTAGAGGAAATTGCCGAATTTTTCCGCACCTACAAAAATTTAGAAAAGAAAGTTACAGAAATTCAAGGCTGGCAAAATGCTGATGCTGTCGAATTATTTGTAAACAAGTGCATAGCTGCCTATAATCGCTAA
- the cobD gene encoding threonine-phosphate decarboxylase CobD, with amino-acid sequence MQPNHGGNLRWAANIAGTSEANILDFSASINPLGTPDSAIAAIHSHLTSLKHYPDPEYIALRQALAEFHQISSGCILAGNGVSELLTWAGRDLGQFVATVLFTPAFSDYYRAFKTFGVEIEDYALGIDDDRELKFFLPELPKTGSRLQKGILINNPHNPTGYLFTRKALIPYLDEFGLVVIDEAFMDFLPLWQQQSLIDLVPKYSNLVILRSLTKFYGLPGLRLGYAIAHPDRVNQWQQWRDPWSVNSLAVAAGIAIVKDIEFQQKTWDWLSSARPQLWQGLNHLEGIYPIMGAANYLLVRTEASGAWLQQQLLQSDRILIRDCLSFTELGDHYIRVAVRLEAENNRLIKGLAKIMN; translated from the coding sequence ATGCAGCCAAATCATGGGGGGAATTTACGGTGGGCAGCTAATATCGCTGGGACTTCAGAAGCTAATATTTTAGATTTTTCCGCTAGCATTAATCCCCTTGGCACTCCAGATTCAGCGATCGCCGCCATTCATTCCCATTTAACCAGCCTCAAGCATTATCCCGATCCAGAATATATAGCTCTACGGCAAGCATTAGCAGAGTTTCATCAAATTTCTTCCGGTTGCATATTAGCGGGCAATGGTGTATCAGAATTATTGACATGGGCAGGACGAGATTTAGGGCAGTTTGTAGCTACGGTTTTATTTACACCTGCTTTTTCCGACTATTACCGAGCTTTTAAGACCTTTGGCGTAGAGATTGAAGATTATGCTTTAGGCATTGACGACGATCGCGAACTTAAATTTTTTCTGCCTGAATTGCCCAAAACTGGATCAAGATTACAAAAGGGCATATTAATTAATAATCCCCATAATCCCACGGGCTATTTATTTACAAGAAAGGCTTTGATCCCATACCTAGATGAATTTGGACTGGTGGTAATTGATGAAGCTTTTATGGATTTTCTCCCCCTATGGCAGCAACAAAGCTTAATTGATTTAGTCCCGAAATATTCTAATCTTGTTATTTTACGATCACTCACCAAATTTTATGGATTACCCGGTTTAAGACTTGGCTATGCGATCGCCCATCCAGATCGAGTAAACCAATGGCAGCAGTGGCGAGACCCTTGGAGTGTTAATAGTTTGGCAGTGGCAGCAGGCATAGCGATCGTTAAAGATATAGAATTTCAGCAAAAAACTTGGGATTGGTTAAGTTCCGCTCGTCCGCAGTTATGGCAGGGTTTAAATCATTTAGAAGGTATTTACCCAATTATGGGAGCTGCCAATTATCTATTAGTGAGGACAGAGGCATCTGGAGCATGGCTACAACAACAACTTTTACAAAGCGATCGCATTTTAATTAGAGATTGTTTGAGCTTTACCGAGCTAGGTGATCACTATATTCGAGTTGCCGTCAGACTAGAGGCAGAGAATAACCGATTGATCAAAGGTTTAGCTAAAATTATGAATTGA
- the cobS gene encoding adenosylcobinamide-GDP ribazoletransferase, whose translation MPQISLFLTQFFSRFFAKVWGSLTFYTALPIPQHWAIAFEGIAGFAPAIGILIGGCLGLATLGLHYVGMPELTSSGVTVGLWILITGGLHLDGVMDTADGLAVTDPSQRLAVMADSRTGAYGAVAGMVVILLKTLALYDLNDLNSEFTLQSGFDYLCLMMAVCGWGRWGQLLAIWRYPYLRSQGKGAFHKESITSIGNLVPATLLLIGLAIAQIMVNQAHWMLAIFTLVMGVAIAFMVGAWFNYKLSGHTGDTYGAVVEWTETLILCGLTILVNFFNS comes from the coding sequence ATGCCTCAAATATCCCTATTCTTGACCCAGTTTTTCTCTAGGTTTTTTGCTAAGGTTTGGGGTAGTCTAACCTTTTATACCGCCTTACCGATTCCCCAGCATTGGGCGATCGCCTTTGAGGGTATTGCGGGTTTTGCCCCAGCCATTGGCATCTTGATTGGTGGATGTTTAGGATTAGCTACCCTAGGTTTACATTATGTGGGTATGCCTGAATTAACCAGTAGTGGCGTGACCGTAGGGTTATGGATATTAATTACGGGTGGTTTACATCTGGATGGCGTGATGGATACTGCCGATGGGCTTGCCGTAACCGATCCCAGTCAGCGATTAGCAGTAATGGCGGATAGTAGGACTGGAGCCTATGGAGCAGTGGCAGGCATGGTTGTGATTTTATTAAAAACCTTAGCTCTCTATGATTTAAACGATTTAAACTCAGAATTTACGCTCCAAAGTGGCTTTGATTATCTCTGTTTAATGATGGCAGTCTGTGGTTGGGGACGCTGGGGGCAGTTGTTGGCAATTTGGCGATACCCTTATTTACGATCGCAGGGCAAGGGCGCATTTCACAAAGAATCGATCACATCTATCGGGAATTTAGTCCCCGCAACTTTACTGTTAATTGGTTTAGCGATCGCCCAAATTATGGTTAATCAAGCGCATTGGATGTTGGCAATATTTACGTTGGTGATGGGAGTAGCGATCGCCTTTATGGTCGGGGCTTGGTTTAACTACAAACTATCTGGGCATACAGGAGATACCTACGGTGCTGTGGTGGAATGGACAGAAACATTGATATTATGCGGGTTAACTATTTTGGTTAATTTTTTCAATTCATAA
- the lptC gene encoding LPS export ABC transporter periplasmic protein LptC, producing the protein MKNSALVGLLGILILGVGGVAVWLLQMPSTPGVTELPQTAGSSLSKITLTEVDRNGKLLWEITATQAEYTENNRRALLSNVKGKFFRAGDELIDVTGATGSIDQTTKEITIEGKVIAIASKDRIKFQSDRLVWQSEKDMLTATGNVQIAKDVETPDRQITMVGKTLTAYPSQNLFILSDQVVATSVTPPLVIKSQKLTWNTKTNLVTSPQAIAITQTKNQLTLKSDQGSWNTSLQQVNLRGNIIGKVPESGIDLETSSLVWDIPKQLVSLDAAVKVSSPLRQVVITSESGQANLATQTIRLNGQVTADAILRQAKLTADQVEWVIPAQTVTLIGNINYAQAEKNLKVNGTKAIVNLANQTIQLTGNDVITRITP; encoded by the coding sequence ATGAAAAATTCTGCGTTGGTGGGGCTATTGGGAATCTTAATTTTAGGAGTCGGAGGGGTAGCGGTATGGTTGTTGCAAATGCCTTCTACCCCCGGCGTGACCGAGTTGCCACAAACAGCAGGCTCAAGTTTATCCAAAATTACGCTTACAGAAGTTGACAGAAATGGCAAGCTTTTATGGGAAATTACCGCTACTCAAGCAGAGTACACAGAAAATAATCGTCGCGCATTATTGAGTAATGTTAAAGGTAAGTTTTTTAGGGCAGGTGACGAACTTATCGATGTGACAGGGGCAACAGGCAGTATTGATCAAACTACGAAGGAAATTACGATTGAGGGCAAAGTTATTGCGATCGCCTCCAAGGATCGTATTAAATTTCAGAGTGATCGCCTAGTTTGGCAGTCAGAAAAGGATATGCTCACCGCCACAGGTAATGTCCAAATTGCTAAAGATGTAGAAACACCTGATCGCCAGATTACTATGGTCGGTAAAACCCTTACTGCCTATCCCAGCCAAAATTTATTTATACTTTCAGATCAAGTAGTTGCTACTTCCGTAACTCCACCTCTGGTAATTAAAAGCCAAAAACTGACCTGGAATACTAAGACTAATTTGGTAACTTCTCCACAGGCGATCGCCATTACTCAAACTAAAAATCAACTTACGCTTAAGTCCGATCAAGGCTCTTGGAATACGAGTTTGCAGCAAGTTAACCTGAGGGGAAATATTATTGGCAAGGTACCTGAGTCAGGCATAGACCTAGAAACCTCAAGTTTGGTATGGGATATTCCCAAGCAATTAGTATCCCTAGATGCCGCCGTAAAAGTTTCAAGCCCACTCCGTCAAGTCGTAATTACCTCCGAGTCTGGACAAGCTAATCTCGCCACCCAAACTATACGCCTTAATGGGCAAGTCACAGCCGATGCAATTTTACGTCAAGCTAAACTCACTGCTGATCAAGTGGAATGGGTTATTCCTGCTCAAACTGTAACCCTGATCGGCAATATTAACTACGCTCAAGCTGAGAAAAATCTAAAGGTAAATGGCACCAAAGCGATCGTCAACTTAGCCAATCAAACAATTCAACTAACTGGCAATGATGTGATCACTCGGATTACCCCTTAG
- a CDS encoding LysR family transcriptional regulator, producing the protein MDISVLQTFVEVMRQGSFVAVAKSRNIDPSSVSRAIANLEAELGIRLFQRTTRQVYPTEEGITYFNQIEPLVSELKQAMMVVKDTSGQVGGTLRITAPFSFGHRCIVPLLGKFSRLYPDLTIDLVLTDAIVDLLAERIDIAVRLATLNDSTLIAEQLMRTQYIVCASPKYLEQSGNLQQPQDIQNHNCLLFPWSGFRTRWIFRNQKSEETAVAVNGKTMISSAIALQECAIMGLGLALLPDWLVGKDLSNGVLVNAFPDYEVTATNFHTAAWLVYPSRIYIPLKVRIFIEFLKSSIAHLLS; encoded by the coding sequence ATGGATATATCAGTGTTACAAACTTTTGTGGAAGTCATGCGCCAAGGAAGCTTTGTGGCTGTGGCTAAGAGTCGTAATATCGATCCTTCTTCAGTCTCACGGGCGATCGCTAATTTAGAGGCAGAACTTGGAATTAGGTTATTTCAGCGCACTACTCGCCAGGTTTACCCTACAGAAGAAGGTATTACCTATTTTAATCAAATTGAGCCATTGGTCAGTGAATTAAAACAGGCAATGATGGTGGTTAAAGATACCTCTGGACAAGTGGGGGGAACTTTAAGAATTACGGCTCCGTTTTCCTTTGGGCATAGGTGCATAGTTCCTTTACTAGGTAAGTTTTCTCGATTGTATCCAGATTTAACGATTGACTTGGTTCTAACTGATGCGATCGTGGATTTATTGGCAGAAAGAATTGATATAGCAGTGCGATTAGCAACTTTAAATGACTCTACCCTAATTGCTGAGCAACTGATGCGAACTCAATACATAGTTTGTGCTAGTCCTAAATATTTAGAGCAAAGCGGAAACCTCCAACAACCACAGGATATTCAAAATCATAACTGTTTGCTTTTTCCTTGGTCGGGATTCAGGACAAGATGGATATTTCGGAATCAAAAGAGTGAAGAGACAGCAGTTGCAGTAAATGGGAAAACCATGATATCCAGTGCGATCGCTCTCCAAGAATGTGCAATTATGGGGCTAGGTCTGGCTTTACTGCCTGATTGGTTGGTGGGGAAAGACCTTAGCAATGGCGTACTAGTGAATGCTTTTCCTGACTACGAAGTTACTGCTACTAATTTCCATACGGCTGCATGGTTGGTCTATCCATCTCGAATCTATATACCCTTAAAAGTACGAATATTTATCGAATTTCTTAAGTCAAGTATTGCCCATTTATTATCCTGA
- a CDS encoding SDR family oxidoreductase — MKIHNAIALVTGANRGIGYAFVNALLQSGAKKVYATARNLQSLDAVVALDPSRVIPLQVDVTDSNLELTLPDQVSDVNLLINNAGALAFGNILEIPISKIASQFETNFYGSLLMARTLVPIIEKNQGGAIVNILSVVALASMPAISAYNASKAATWSMTQSLRASVAPKGIEVYAVFPGPVDTDMAAEFPMVKTSPQDVANAVLKGVETNQEDIFPDPMAIQVYSAWTQDHKAIEKQFAAM; from the coding sequence ATGAAAATTCACAATGCCATTGCCCTTGTCACTGGAGCTAATCGAGGTATTGGTTATGCTTTTGTCAATGCACTTTTACAATCGGGAGCAAAAAAAGTCTATGCCACTGCCCGTAATCTCCAAAGCCTAGATGCTGTAGTAGCCTTAGACCCCAGTCGGGTCATTCCCCTTCAAGTGGATGTGACCGATTCAAATCTTGAGCTTACTCTACCCGATCAAGTTAGTGATGTTAATCTATTAATTAATAATGCGGGGGCATTAGCCTTTGGAAATATTCTTGAAATCCCAATATCTAAAATCGCCAGCCAATTTGAGACTAATTTTTATGGGTCTTTACTAATGGCTCGCACCCTTGTACCGATAATCGAAAAAAATCAGGGTGGGGCAATTGTTAATATTCTGTCCGTAGTCGCCCTAGCCAGTATGCCCGCAATATCTGCCTATAATGCGTCTAAAGCTGCAACTTGGTCGATGACTCAGTCCCTGCGTGCTTCTGTTGCCCCTAAGGGGATTGAGGTTTATGCAGTTTTCCCTGGTCCAGTAGATACAGATATGGCAGCAGAATTCCCTATGGTAAAGACTAGCCCACAGGATGTTGCCAATGCGGTACTTAAAGGCGTTGAAACTAACCAAGAAGATATATTTCCCGATCCTATGGCTATTCAGGTTTACTCAGCATGGACACAGGATCATAAAGCGATCGAGAAGCAATTTGCCGCCATGTAG